In the genome of Candidatus Angelobacter sp., one region contains:
- a CDS encoding FecR family protein, with protein sequence MKQRGSFSMVTAWVVALVGASAFSSAQAAEAGKAVVRSIRGHAQYAEGGNWLDLKVGQALKPGSTVRTANESQVDLFMDQNGPVVRLTENTTLGIDKLNFEATGIDTIIETQLDLKSGRILGIVKKMAATSKYEIKTPNGVAGIRGTEYVVNATSDVCVVTGSMVVVYVKADGTVVTQVVNAGECFHPSSGTVEPIPPDQLSKLVAEINDLRGAPTAELKVEEPIRIFVSPTAGDNSSIKQ encoded by the coding sequence ATGAAACAACGTGGAAGCTTTTCGATGGTGACAGCTTGGGTCGTTGCGCTGGTGGGGGCGTCCGCCTTTTCCTCTGCGCAAGCAGCTGAAGCCGGTAAGGCCGTCGTTCGTTCCATCCGCGGTCATGCGCAATACGCCGAGGGCGGGAACTGGCTGGATTTGAAAGTAGGACAGGCGCTCAAACCCGGATCCACGGTGCGCACCGCCAACGAGTCCCAGGTTGATCTGTTCATGGACCAAAACGGCCCGGTGGTCCGCCTCACGGAAAACACGACGCTTGGCATCGACAAACTGAATTTCGAAGCCACCGGCATTGACACGATCATCGAAACGCAACTCGATCTCAAGTCCGGCCGCATCCTTGGCATTGTCAAGAAAATGGCGGCGACCTCCAAATACGAAATCAAGACGCCGAACGGCGTCGCGGGGATACGCGGCACGGAGTATGTCGTTAACGCGACGAGCGATGTTTGCGTTGTGACGGGTTCAATGGTGGTTGTGTACGTAAAAGCCGACGGCACGGTGGTCACCCAGGTCGTCAACGCCGGTGAATGTTTCCACCCCTCGTCCGGCACGGTCGAACCGATTCCTCCCGATCAGCTTTCCAAGCTGGTCGCCGAAATCAACGATCTTCGCGGCGCACCGACGGCGGAATTGAAAGTTGAAGAACCAATCCGGATTTTCGTTTCACCGACGGCCGGCGACAACAGCTCGATCAAGCAGTAG
- a CDS encoding aconitase family protein codes for MTLTEKILARAAGRSQAQAGDNVWVQADVLMTHDVCGPGTIGVFKREFGRDAKVWDRNKIVIIPDHYIFTADSKSNRNVDILRDFVKEQDITYFYDVIDDPNGHWAFDAAKGQLKRQYGSNFAGVCHTALPQKGHTRPGEILFGTDSHTCMAGAFNEFATGIGNTDAGFVMGTGKLLIKVPETMHFRLEGQLQAGVMAKDVILHCIGEIGFDGATYRAMQFDGPGAAGLSMDDRMTIANMAIEAGGKNAIFEFDAKTEEFVNHRTRLNGTDSSYEPVERDADEQFVYELVVDLTKLEPVVACHPDPGQRRLAKEMSGIKLDRAYIGSCTGGKTSDFLEFARVVQGKHVIIDTFGVPATPEIVRDLQSSRWGAKTVWEILMDAGVQMTENASCAACLGGPTDTFGRMNTPMKCISATNRNFPGRMGHKESQVFLASPMTVAASALTGKITDPREFLS; via the coding sequence ATGACCTTGACCGAGAAAATCCTGGCGCGCGCGGCAGGCAGAAGCCAGGCGCAGGCGGGCGACAATGTCTGGGTGCAGGCAGATGTCCTGATGACGCACGACGTCTGCGGGCCGGGCACCATCGGTGTGTTCAAGCGCGAGTTCGGCAGGGACGCGAAGGTCTGGGACCGGAACAAGATCGTCATCATTCCGGATCACTACATTTTCACCGCCGACTCGAAGTCGAACCGCAACGTGGATATTCTGCGGGATTTCGTAAAGGAACAGGACATCACCTACTTCTACGACGTGATTGACGATCCGAATGGCCACTGGGCGTTTGACGCGGCAAAGGGACAGCTCAAACGGCAGTATGGGTCGAATTTTGCGGGTGTTTGCCACACGGCGCTGCCGCAGAAAGGCCATACGCGCCCGGGCGAAATACTTTTCGGCACCGACTCGCACACCTGCATGGCGGGCGCGTTCAACGAATTTGCAACGGGCATCGGCAACACCGACGCAGGCTTCGTGATGGGCACTGGCAAGCTGCTCATCAAAGTGCCCGAGACGATGCACTTCCGGCTAGAGGGACAACTGCAGGCGGGGGTGATGGCCAAGGACGTCATTCTTCATTGCATCGGAGAAATCGGTTTCGACGGCGCGACATATCGGGCGATGCAGTTTGACGGCCCCGGCGCCGCGGGTCTTTCCATGGACGACCGCATGACGATTGCGAACATGGCGATCGAAGCGGGCGGGAAGAACGCCATTTTCGAGTTCGACGCGAAGACCGAGGAATTCGTGAACCATCGCACCCGCCTCAACGGAACTGACAGCAGTTATGAGCCGGTCGAACGGGACGCCGACGAACAATTCGTCTATGAACTCGTTGTGGACCTCACGAAGCTTGAGCCGGTCGTCGCCTGTCATCCCGATCCGGGTCAACGCAGGCTGGCGAAGGAAATGAGCGGCATCAAACTCGACCGCGCCTACATCGGCTCGTGCACCGGGGGCAAGACGAGCGACTTCCTGGAATTCGCACGCGTCGTTCAGGGCAAACACGTGATCATTGACACTTTTGGAGTGCCGGCGACTCCGGAAATCGTGCGCGACCTTCAATCGTCCCGTTGGGGCGCCAAGACGGTCTGGGAAATCCTGATGGATGCCGGCGTGCAAATGACCGAGAACGCCAGTTGCGCCGCCTGTTTGGGAGGACCAACCGACACGTTTGGCCGCATGAACACACCGATGAAGTGCATCAGCGCCACGAACCGGAATTTCCCTGGCCGCATGGGCCATAAGGAATCGCAGGTCTTTCTGGCTTCGCCGATGACCGTGGCGGCCAGCGCGCTCACCGGTAAAATCACCGATCCCCGCGAGTTTCTCAGTTGA